The Polynucleobacter sp. MWH-CaK5 region CAGCTTCGCGTCTTGAGCAAATTCCTTGCTCAGACATTAGTTTTGAAATGCGTACTTTTTCCACAGGGGTGATTATCGCTTACTTGCTGAGTCGTAGCCAAAATGATGGATGTCATCCAGATCATTAAGGCTGCGGAGTTTGACTGTTCTCTTTGAATGATTCAGTTAAGGCCACTTGAAGTTTGGTGTGAATCTTTATGAGTTGTTTGCGCAGCAAGTAAATCACTGTGCCCATCAGAATGGCTAAGATGAATAACATGCCCATCGGAGGCAAGATGCTTGAGCTCAGGGCGGACACCAAAACCATCAAAGAAACGATCGCTAAAACTGGCATCAATTGGGTGAAGAGCATTTGAGTGGCGATGGTGTCTTCAGACGAATGGTGGTTTGAGTGAAGCCTTGCATCAGCCAATAGCATGCCAAGCGCCTCTAGTTTTTTATAAATGGCAAACAAGAATGGCGCTGATAGCAGTAAGCTGGTGGCCCACATGAAGGCTTGTTGATAAATCTCAGTGAACCAAATCAAGTGGCCTGTGTCCACATAGCCATTGATAAAGGCAAATACTTTGGTGGCTGATAAGAACAGGGTGATGACCACACAAGCATTCACAAAAACGTGGAATGTGATTCTTCTGACAAAAGGCCTGATATCTGAACGCATTTGATCATCCGAGCGAATTTGACCAAGCCATTCTGAATATTGCACGAAGACATTTTTAATTGGATTGGGAATACGTTTGCCCATCCAATCACTCATTGGATCCGACCCTTTGATCAAGTAGGGGGTGAAAAGAGTGGTGATTGTTGAGACTGCCACCACGATTGGGTACAAGAAGTCGCTGGTCACGTTCAGTGTTAAACCAAGCGATGCAATGATGAATGAGAACTCTCCAATTTGAGCTTTACCCATGCCAACGCGCATCGATGTTCTGCCATCGTGGCCCGTCACAAAGGTGCCCATGCTGCATGAAACAACTTTGATGGCTATCACGGCAAAGCTGATGAGTGCAATCGGAAGGGCGTATTTCAAAATAACACCAGGATCTAAGAGAAGACCGATGGTCACGAAGAAAATGGCAATGAACATGTCTTTGAC contains the following coding sequences:
- a CDS encoding cation:proton antiporter, producing the protein MHGVDFIKDLAVIMLTAGVVTVIFHYLKQPVVLGYIIAGLIIGPYTTAVPFISDEKTIKTLGELGVVFLMFGLGLEFSLRKLAKVGATAFVAAIAQIVLLIWAGYEIGRFFNWSSMDSIFLGAMMAISSTTITVKALEELGLKKEKFAHLIYGILIVEDIAAISLIVMLTGIATTGQLAAVDAAMTIGELILFMTISLAAGILLIPRLLNVVAKFHRKEMLLVTVLGLCFGFCLLVIKMEYSVALGAFLIGAIMAESRHIHSIEKLIEPVKDMFIAIFFVTIGLLLDPGVILKYALPIALISFAVIAIKVVSCSMGTFVTGHDGRTSMRVGMGKAQIGEFSFIIASLGLTLNVTSDFLYPIVVAVSTITTLFTPYLIKGSDPMSDWMGKRIPNPIKNVFVQYSEWLGQIRSDDQMRSDIRPFVRRITFHVFVNACVVITLFLSATKVFAFINGYVDTGHLIWFTEIYQQAFMWATSLLLSAPFLFAIYKKLEALGMLLADARLHSNHHSSEDTIATQMLFTQLMPVLAIVSLMVLVSALSSSILPPMGMLFILAILMGTVIYLLRKQLIKIHTKLQVALTESFKENSQTPQP